GTCCAGGACCGCGACGACCTCGATGGTGagtcttttcttctccctctctccctctctctctctctctctctctctctctctctctctctctctctctcactctctctctctctctctcttttcccctccttTTGGGAAAGATTTTGTTTTGCAGTCAAAAACTAACCAACTTCCCCTTCACCCAGACATCAACGACATCCTGAGGACCTGCGGCTTCGCCAGCACCTCGTAcgtcgccaccgcctcctACGCCTCCACCACGccctccgtctccgccgtCCGCCCCACCAACTCGGCCCAGCtgaccaccaccatcaccccgggatccggcgccggctccggtGCCTCCCCGACGCAGtcctccggctccggctccggctccggtaacaacaacaacaatggcggcggcagcagcgccaCCCCTACCAACGGCAACAACAACCAGGCCACCCAGACccccaacgccgccggcgtcgtctccCCCCAGGgtctcggcctgctcggtgccgccgccgtcggcgccctcttcTTGTAGAGACGctgtatgtgtgtgtgtgtagcCTTTCTCTGTTTTCTTGAACAAATAATTATGGGCATGTGAATGAAACATGAGATATCAATTTGAGGGGTTTTTCTTATTGGGGTGTTTTCTGCATCACAGGCGCTATGGGCATACATATACCTTAGCATTGACAGTCGCTTCAGCTACATTGGAATTCATCCAGGCTTCA
This sequence is a window from Colletotrichum higginsianum IMI 349063 chromosome 8, whole genome shotgun sequence. Protein-coding genes within it:
- a CDS encoding Cap22 protein: MHFNRVALSLAAAAFVQADLQLDNDDIPTQCNAVCRPIFSLGQACEVNDDLINNDLTEDRLEAQCVCTNNSINVAQYAALCASCMDQNVQDRDDLDDINDILRTCGFASTSYVATASYASTTPSVSAVRPTNSAQLTTTITPGSGAGSGASPTQSSGSGSGSGNNNNNGGGSSATPTNGNNNQATQTPNAAGVVSPQGLGLLGAAAVGALFL